A section of the Candidatus Bipolaricaulota bacterium genome encodes:
- a CDS encoding aminotransferase class I/II-fold pyridoxal phosphate-dependent enzyme codes for SKAFGVIGGHVSGSEDLRKFALNKSRSWLLSGAVPPGVAAACIAAIDVLETEPQWLESLWDNRNYFLDKVKDLGFDTGNTETPIIPIMCGKSETAKALADFVWEKGIYVLPIVYPMVARDKARIRVQISARHTKDQLDQAIAAFKEGGEKLGLI; via the coding sequence CTCCAAGGCGTTCGGAGTGATCGGCGGGCACGTTTCCGGGAGCGAGGACCTGCGCAAGTTCGCGCTGAACAAGTCCCGCAGCTGGCTGCTGAGCGGGGCTGTTCCCCCGGGAGTGGCGGCGGCGTGCATCGCGGCGATCGACGTCCTCGAGACCGAGCCGCAGTGGCTGGAATCCCTGTGGGACAACCGCAATTACTTCCTCGATAAGGTGAAGGACCTTGGGTTCGACACCGGAAACACCGAGACCCCGATCATCCCGATCATGTGCGGGAAGAGCGAAACAGCCAAGGCCCTTGCCGATTTCGTGTGGGAGAAGGGAATCTACGTCCTGCCGATCGTCTACCCGATGGTGGCGCGGGACAAGGCCCGCATCCGGGTGCAGATCTCGGCCCGCCACACCAAGGACCAGCTCGACCAGGCGATCGCGGCGTTCAAGGAAGGCGGGGAAAAGCTCGGCCTGATCTAG
- a CDS encoding RidA family protein produces the protein MKKRISTDRAPAAVGPYSQGIAAGGFIFVSGQLPATADGELITADPKAAARQALANVRAVLEAAGARMDDVVKVTVYLADIADFGAMNEVYKEFFSEPYPARAAVAVKALPKGAPLEIEAIAVRK, from the coding sequence GTGAAAAAGAGGATTTCCACTGACCGTGCGCCCGCGGCGGTCGGGCCGTACTCGCAGGGGATCGCGGCAGGCGGGTTCATCTTCGTCTCCGGCCAGCTCCCGGCGACCGCGGACGGGGAGCTCATCACCGCTGACCCCAAAGCCGCGGCGCGCCAGGCGCTCGCCAACGTGCGCGCGGTGCTGGAGGCGGCCGGGGCAAGGATGGACGATGTGGTCAAAGTCACGGTCTACCTCGCTGACATCGCCGACTTCGGGGCGATGAACGAGGTGTACAAAGAGTTCTTCTCCGAGCCGTACCCGGCGCGAGCCGCGGTCGCGGTGAAGGCGCTTCCCAAGGGCGCGCCGCTCGAGATCGAGGCGATCGCTGTCAGGAAGTGA